The following are encoded in a window of Deinococcota bacterium genomic DNA:
- a CDS encoding deoxyguanosinetriphosphate triphosphohydrolase, translating to MLFTRDKLERSEASSLAPYAALASTSKGRLHPEGESRFRTAFQKDRDRVIHTSAFRRLEYKTQVFVNYEGDYYRTRLTHTLEVVQVARSIARALGLNEDLAETIALAHDLGHPPFGHAGEKALDTLAKDVGGFDHNKQSLRIVTSLERRYRDFPGLNLSWETLEGIMKHETDYDLPSEGWEPDKQPTLEAQVVNLADESAYNAHDLDDGLRSGHLKPDHIAEVPVIAGLMRELGLRPQGFSNESRYLLIRELLGLIITDVVEHTHRALEESSVASLADVRDAPTKLVAYSPEMAERLRELKRFLYENFYFHYRLIRMTKKAERILEAIFCAYLDLPTMLPPSVREHAEEVGLMRAVTDHLAGMTDRYAGDEYRRLFDPHALT from the coding sequence ATGCTCTTTACCCGCGACAAGCTCGAGCGCAGCGAAGCGAGCTCGCTGGCGCCCTATGCGGCACTCGCCAGTACCTCCAAGGGGCGCCTGCACCCCGAAGGCGAGTCGCGCTTTCGCACCGCCTTTCAAAAGGATCGCGACCGGGTGATTCACACCTCGGCCTTTAGGCGCCTCGAGTACAAGACCCAGGTCTTCGTCAACTACGAGGGCGACTACTACCGCACCCGCCTCACCCATACCTTAGAGGTCGTTCAGGTCGCCAGGAGCATCGCGCGGGCCCTGGGCCTAAACGAGGACCTGGCCGAAACCATCGCGCTCGCCCACGACTTAGGCCACCCGCCCTTTGGCCACGCCGGCGAAAAGGCGCTCGACACGCTCGCTAAGGACGTGGGTGGCTTCGATCACAACAAGCAGTCCTTGCGCATCGTCACCAGCCTCGAGCGGCGCTACCGGGACTTTCCCGGCCTCAACCTGAGCTGGGAGACGCTCGAGGGCATCATGAAGCACGAGACCGACTACGACCTGCCCAGCGAGGGCTGGGAGCCCGACAAGCAGCCCACCCTCGAGGCCCAGGTGGTCAACTTGGCCGACGAGTCGGCCTACAACGCCCACGACCTGGACGACGGCCTCAGGTCGGGCCACTTAAAACCCGATCACATCGCCGAGGTGCCCGTCATCGCCGGGTTGATGCGCGAGCTCGGCCTCAGGCCGCAGGGCTTCAGCAACGAGAGCCGCTACCTGCTCATCCGCGAGCTCCTGGGCCTCATCATCACCGATGTGGTCGAGCACACCCACCGCGCACTCGAGGAGAGTAGCGTAGCCTCGCTTGCGGACGTGCGTGATGCGCCGACCAAGCTCGTCGCCTACTCCCCGGAGATGGCCGAGAGGTTGCGCGAGCTCAAGCGCTTCCTTTACGAGAACTTCTACTTCCACTACCGGCTGATCCGCATGACCAAAAAGGCCGAGCGCATCTTGGAGGCCATCTTCTGCGCCTACCTGGACCTGCCCACCATGCTGCCGCCCTCGGTGCGCGAGCACGCCGAGGAGGTCGGCCTCATGCGCGCGGTCACCGACCATCTGGCGGGCATGACCGACCGCTACGCCGGCGACGAGTACCGCCGCCTCTTCGACCCCCACGCGCTGACGTGA
- a CDS encoding ring-cleaving dioxygenase yields the protein MRTNGIHHVTAIAGDPQENLDFYAGALGMRLVKRSVNQDDPGSYHLFYADAEGRPGTDLTFFPWTRLAPRRPGVGLTSEVALAAPAGSLGYWAERLERYGVKLGRPQARFGEQALPFRDPHGLALALVEIGEDRPFSPWEESPVPAAEQLRGIHALRALERDLSLTARFLTEVMGFTAVGDSGSWRRFSAGGGSGSFFDVQERPQEGRGQWGTGSVHHLAWRVPDEEAQEALRERVAAAGRRPSDIIDRFWFKSVYFMEPGGVLFELATDGPGFAVDEDPARLGEGLVLPPWLEPSRRDIEAALPPLRSPRLAAEVGE from the coding sequence ATGCGCACGAACGGCATTCACCACGTCACCGCCATCGCCGGCGACCCGCAGGAGAACCTCGACTTCTACGCGGGCGCCCTCGGCATGCGCCTGGTCAAGCGCAGCGTCAACCAGGACGACCCCGGCAGCTATCACCTCTTTTACGCCGACGCCGAGGGGCGCCCCGGCACCGACCTCACCTTCTTTCCGTGGACGCGGCTGGCGCCGCGCCGCCCCGGCGTCGGCCTGACGAGCGAAGTGGCGCTGGCGGCTCCCGCGGGCAGCCTCGGCTACTGGGCGGAGCGGTTGGAGCGGTACGGGGTCAAGCTGGGCCGTCCGCAGGCGCGCTTTGGCGAGCAGGCCTTGCCCTTTCGCGACCCCCACGGCCTAGCGCTCGCCCTGGTCGAGATCGGCGAGGACCGTCCCTTCAGCCCCTGGGAAGAGAGCCCGGTCCCGGCGGCAGAGCAGCTTCGCGGCATTCACGCCTTGCGCGCGCTAGAGCGCGACCTCAGCCTCACCGCGCGCTTTCTGACCGAGGTGATGGGCTTCACGGCCGTTGGCGACAGCGGATCCTGGCGGCGCTTCAGCGCGGGCGGCGGCTCCGGCAGCTTTTTCGACGTGCAGGAGCGCCCGCAAGAGGGGCGCGGCCAGTGGGGCACGGGCAGCGTTCACCACCTGGCCTGGCGCGTCCCGGACGAGGAGGCGCAGGAGGCCCTGCGAGAGCGCGTCGCGGCGGCGGGCCGCCGGCCCAGTGACATCATCGACCGCTTCTGGTTCAAGTCGGTCTACTTCATGGAGCCCGGCGGGGTGCTCTTCGAGCTCGCTACCGACGGCCCCGGCTTCGCGGTCGACGAGGACCCGGCGCGGCTGGGGGAAGGGCTGGTCCTGCCCCCTTGGCTCGAGCCGAGCAGGCGCGACATCGAGGCGGCACTGCCTCCCCTGCGCTCCCCGCGATTGGCCGCCGAGGTCGGTGAATGA